The Chroicocephalus ridibundus chromosome 3, bChrRid1.1, whole genome shotgun sequence genome has a segment encoding these proteins:
- the MSH5 gene encoding mutS protein homolog 5, which translates to MPGIPCRPVGWAAQEASSNLPLSAGAEEAGEGGGEPLLGTGQGLVGGARPPRRGVPHSTGRPQGRMSTTSATSCALPPPLGPEQEDQECSGTHMSVLWYAGQLAITYYDTEDCSVYFMPDIPDNEDLKLLQKVIGEVNPQCIVTSAKQDQNIAKFLTNLTAAAGDKDIGKPEIVLFPNVDFGLEVSKQRILSRQFPFIPSHMTATEKILYLSSIIPFESPLMIRALGGLLKFLDRRRVGVELEENSVAVPILAFKKFVLSDIVHMDQDTYCVLQIFKSDIHPSVYKLSSGLKEGFSLYGILNRCRCKWGEKLLRLWLTRPTRNLTELNKRLEVIHFFLLAQNHETVLTLQGCLKNIKNVPLILKRMTLSHTKVSDWQALYKTVYSAVCLRDTCRSLPNTIELFQTISRVFTDDLHYIASLISKVVDFEGSISENRFTVRPNVDPTIDEKKRKLMGLSDFLTEVARKELETLENHIPSCCVIYIPLIGFLLSIPRLPTMVDKSDFEIEGLDFMFLSEDKLHYRSARTKELDSLLGDLHCEIRDQETLIMHQLQTKILEKSEVLNSVIEYTAHLDVLLALAVMARENAYCRPRFTHRHGFHIKDGRHPLMELCAKTFVANPVNSGEATRRIKIITGPNSSGKSVYLKQVGLIVFMALIGSYVPAAEAEIGVVDGIYTRIHSRESVSVGLSTFMIDLNQVAKAVNNATERSLVLIDEFGKGTNTLDGLSLLAAVLRYWISQGTQCPQVFVSTNFHSLMQLELLPDTPLLEYLTMETHQDRDELIFFYQIKEGMSTVSHAANIAALAGMPAKIIERGVEVSELIRNGKAIKRIDHPSKGDWMEKCKSVVEKFLHLDLDDPQVDLEEFMHKEVLPSAASVL; encoded by the exons ATGCCTGGCATCCCTTGCCGGCCAGTAGGCTGGGCTGCTCAGGAGGCTTCTTCCAACCTCCCCCTCAGCGCGGGGGCcgaggaagctggggagggaggcgGTGAGCCGCTCCTGGGGACGGGTCAGGGGCTGGTGGGAGGAGCTCGACCCCCGAGGAGAGGGGTGCCCCATTCAACCGGGAGGCCGCAAGGGAG aatgaGTACCACATCAGCCACGAGTTGTGCCTTGCCACCACCACTTGGGCCTGAACAAGAGGACCAAGAGTGCTCCGGGACACACATGTCTGTTTTGTGGTATGCAGGGCAGCTAGCAATTACTTATTATGATACAGAAGACTGCTCAGTCTACTTCATGCCTGACATACCTGATAATGAAGACCTCAAGCTACTGCAAAAAGTGATTGGGGAAGTTAATCCTCAATGCATAGTGACGAGTGCAAAACAGGACCAGAATATTGCCAAATTCCTGACCAACCTAACAGCCGCTGCTGGTGATAAAGATATAGGAAAACCAGAAATTGTCCTGTTTCCTAACGTAGATTTTGGCCTAGAAGTCAGCAAGCAACGAATCCTATCCAGGCAATTTCCATTTATCCCATCTCATATGACTGCAACAGAGAAAATTCTCTACTTGTCCTCCATCATCCCTTTTGAGAGCCCACTCATGATACGAGCCCTAGGTGGACTCCTTAAGTTTCTAGACAGAAGAAGGGTCGGAGTTGAGCTTGAAGAAAACAGTGTTGCAGTTCCTATTTTGGCCTTTAAAAAGTTTGTGCTGTCAGATATTGTGCATATGGACCAGGACACTTACTGTGTCCTGCAGATATTTAAAAGTGATATCCATCCTTCTGTGTACAAGCTGTCAAGTGGATTAAAAGAAGGATTCAGTTTATATGGAATTTTAAACCGTTGCAGGTGCAAATGGGGAGAAAAACTGCTGAGGCTGTGGCTCACACGACCTACTCGGAACTTGACAGAGCTGAACAAACGGCTAGAAGTTATCCACTTCTTCCTGCTGGCTCAGAACCATGAAACAGTCCTCACTCTTCAAGGTTGCCtcaagaatattaaaaatgtgccTCTTATTCTAAAAAGAATGACTCTTTCCCACACAAAAGTTAGTGACTGGCAAGCACTCTATAAAACAGTGTACAGTGCTGTGTGCCTTAGAGACACATGTCGCTCTCTGCCCAACACTATTGAACTCTTTCAGACTATTTCGCGTGTCTTCACCGATGATCTCCACTACATTGCTAGTCTTATCAGCAAAGTGGTGGACTTTGAAGGCAGCATCTCAGAGAACCGCTTCACTGTAAGACCCAATGTGGACCCCACCATTGATGAGAAGAAACGAAAGCTGATGGGACTGTCAGACTTCCTTACAGAAGTGGCACGAAAAGAACTGGAGACCTTGGAGAATCATATTCCCTCCTGTTGTGTAATCTACATTCCTTTGATTGGGTTCCTTCTCTCCATTCCACGGCTACCAACTATGGTGGATAAGAGTGACTTTGAAATCGAAGGCTTGGATTTCATGTTCTTGTCAGAGGATAAACTGCACTACAGAAGTGCTAGGACTAAGGAGCTAGACAGCCTGCTGGGTGACTTGCACTGTGAGATCAGAGACCAGGAAACACTTATTATGCACCAGCTGCAGACAAAGATCTTGGAGAAGTCTGAAGTGCTTAACAGTGTGATTGAGTATACTGCACACCTAGATGTGCTACTAGCTTTGGCGGTGATGGCCCGGGAGAATGCTTACTGCCGGCCACGCTTTACTCACCGCCATGGCTTCCACATTAAGGATGGAAGACACCCGCTTATGGAACTATGCGCAAAGACTTTTGTGGCGAATCCTGTGAACAGTGGCGAGGCTACCAGACGAATAAAGATCATCACAGGGCCCAACTCATCTGGAAAGAGCGTCTACTTAAAGCAAGTAGGTCTTATAGTATTCATGGCTCTAATTGGCAGTTatgtccctgcagcagaggcagagattGGAGTAGTTGATGGGATTTACACAAGAATCCACAGTAGGGAATCAGTTTCTGTAGGGCTCTCTACTTTCATGATTGATCTTAACCAGGTTGCCAAGGCAGTGAACAATGCCACAGAGAGGTCCTTGGTACTTATTGATGAGTTTGGTAAAGGGACCAACACACTGGATGGCCTGTCCCTTCTGGCTGCTGTCCTGAGGTACTGGATCAGTCAAGGCACCCAGTGTCCGCAGGTCTTTGTCTCCACTAATTTTCACAGTTTAATGCAGCTAGAGCTCCTGCCTGACACACCTCTTCTGGAGTACCTGACCATGGAAACCCACCAAGATAGAGATGAGTTGATATTTTTCTATCAGATCAAAGAGGGCATGTCCACTGTTAGTCATGCTGCCAACATAGCTGCATTAGCAGGAATGCCAGCCAAAATTATTGAAAGAGGAGTGGAAGTCTCAGAACTGATTCGCAATGGAAAAGCTATCAAACGCATTGATCATCCTTCAAAAGGAGACTGGATGGAAAAATGCAAGTCTGTtgtggaaaagtttcttcacctaGACCTTGATGATCCCCAGGTGGACTTAGAAGAGTTCATGCATAAAGAggtgctgccttctgcagcctCAGTCCTGTAA